In Thermodesulfobacteriota bacterium, the DNA window AACGGGAGGTCTTTCTCATGGACGGCATGATCGAGAGACCGACTTACAGGGCATTGGAAGAGATGCTCCGGTCGCTTCAAAAGGAATGCTCCGACCTCAACCGGATGATCCTCCTGCTGCTCGACGGCGAGAACAAGTTCCGCACATTCTTCGAGAACAGCCTCGACGCGCTGATCATCTCGGACGAAACCGGCCGGGTGCTCGAGGCGAACGCCGCCGCCTGCGCGATGTTCGGCTACCCGGAAGAGGAGCTGATGCGGCTGGGGAGAGACTCCCTTGTCGATCCGGACGATCCGCGACGCCTGCCCGCCTTGAGGGAACGGGAGCGGGACGGGAGGTTCGCCGGGGAACTGAACTTCAAACGCGGGAACGGATCGACCTTTCCGGCGGAAATCACCTCGGTCCTTTTCCGGAACAAGAGCGGGGAACGGCGGGCGAGCATCATCATCCGGGATATCACACGTCGCCGGCGAATGGAGGACGCGCTGAAGGAAAGCGAGGAGCTTTATCGCACGGTCTTCGATCACGGGGAAGACGGGATCGTCATCGTCGAGCCGGACACCGCGGCCCCGATCTGGTTCAACAAAAGAGCGTGCGAGCAGCTCGGTTACACGCCGGAGGAGTTCGCCCGCCTGAAGATCGCGGATATCGATCTTTTCGAAGGTCCCGATGAAGTCGAGGCCCGGATTCGGAAGGTGATCGAGAAGGGGTACGACGAATTCGAGACGATCCATCTCGCAAGGTCCGGCGAACGGCGGAATATCCTCGTCAAGGCCCGGTACATCCCGGCCGGGAAGAGGCCCTTGTGCCACTGCATATGGCGCGATATCACCGAAACCAAGCGGAGGGAGGCGCTCGAGAAGCGGCTCCAGGCATCGCAGCGTATGGAGACCGTCGGGACGCTGGCGGGTGCGATCGCGCACGATTTCAACAATGCCCTGACGGGGATCATCGGATTCGCCGCACTGCTGCGGGAAGGCCTTTCCGGAAACGAGCAGGCGCTGTCGGACCTGGACGAGGTCATGCTCTGCTCGGAGCGCGCCGCCATGCTGACCCGGCAGCTCCTGACCTACGCCAGGCGGCAGGTCGTAGAGCCCGTCCGCCTGGACCTGAACCGGCTCGTGTCCGATCTGGTGAAGTTCGTCTCCAAGCTCATCGGGGATCGGATCGAGGTCCGGACAGCCCTCGCCTGCGGCCTGCCGGCGCTCCACGCGGACGTGGGAGAGATCGAGCAGGTGGTCATGAACCTGTGCCTGAACGCGCGGGACGCGATGCCGGGGGGCGGCAGCCTGACGATCGGCACGGAGGCGGTCGAACTGGACGCGGAAGCCGGTCGGGAGCTCCCGGAGGCCGAACCTGGCCGGTACGCGGTTCTCACGGTCTCCGACACGGGCACCGGCATGGAGAAGGCGGTGGAGGAGCGGGCGTTCGACCCGTTCTTCACGACGAAGGGGCCCGGCGAGGGGATGGGGCTCGGCCTTTCCATGGTGTACGGGATCGTCCGGCGGCACGGCGGAGCGGTCCGGCTGAGCACGGAGCCGGGAAAGGGGACGACGTTCCGGATCTATTTCCCCGCGGCCGAGGGAATGGATGCGCTCGTTCCTGCCGGTCCGTCGGAAGCGATCCGCGGCGGCACGGAGACGATCCTCCTGGCCGAGGACGACGAGGCTGCACGGAAAATCGCGGAGCGGACGCTGACCGGGCTGGGGTACACCGTCCTGTCCGCCGGCGACGGGGAAGCCGCGGTGGATCTGTTCCGCGGGAGCAGCTCCCGGATCGACATCGCGCTCCTCGACCTGGTGATGCCGCGGAAAGGGGGCATGGACGCGTTCCGGGAGATGCGTGAGATCCGGGGAGACCTGAAGGCCGTGTTCGTGAGCGGATACGCTGCGGAGGATATCCGCGAATCGTTTGCCCTGAATGCGGGCATCCCGTTTCTTTCGAAACCGTTCGGACCGGGCGTCCTGGCGAGAAAGGTGAGGGAGGTGCTGGACCGGGATTGACCGTAGAGGAGGAGCAAGATGCGTAACTCCTTTCCCCGCTGGCTGCAGGCGCTCCTCGCGTCGGGGATGATCGCTTTGATCGCGGGAAGCGCCTGGTTTCACCGCACCCAGGTGGAGCATCTCAAGCAGGAAGCCGTCAAGGAACTCCAGGCCATTGCGGAATTGAAGGCGGCGCAGATCGCGGGGTGGAGAGACGGACATCTCGCGAACGCCACGGTCCTCATGAACAGCGGTTTCTTCAAGGAGGGGGTGGCGCGCTGGATGGCGGATCCCCGCGGACGCGACCCGGTACATATCCTGAGGCGGTTCCGCGTCATGAAGGAACAATACGGCTATCGCGACGCACTGTTGATCGACCCGGAAGGACGCATGCTTCTGAGCCTGGAAGAAAAACGGAGCCGGGTTCACGCCGAAGTCGTAAAAACCCTGGAGGCGGCCCGGCGCGACCGGAAGGCCGCCATTGCCGACCTCCATGCCGGATCGGACGGAAGGCCGCATCTCGACATCGTCGCCCCCTTGTTCGCTTCGGGCGGCGGAAACCCGAAACTGCTCGGCGCGATCGTCCTCAGCATCGAACCTGAACGGTTCCTCTATCCCCTGATACAGTCCTGGCCGGTCCCCCGGAAGTCCGCCGAAACGCTGCTGGTCCGGCGCGACGGCGAAGACGTGCTTTTTCTCAACGAGCTGCGCCACCGGTCGGGCACGGCGCTTTCGCTTCGCATCCCGATGGCCGAGAAAAACGTGCCTGCCGTGATGGCCGCGGCCGGCCGGGAAGGCATGGTCGACGGGGTGGATTACCGGGGAATCCGCGTGCTCGCGGTGCTGAAGGCCGTACCGGATCCGCCCTGGCTCATGGTGGCCAAGGTGGACGAGTCGGAGGCGTTCGAAAAAGCCCGCCGCTTCTCCGGCCTGGCGGCCTTCCTGTTCCTCGGGCTGGTGTCCGCGCTGGCCGCGGCGGTCGGAGTGGTCTGGCAGCGCAATGCCAAGGAGCATTACCGTTCGCTGTTCCTCGCGGAAGAGGCGCACCGCATGTCCGAGGAGCGCCATCGCATCACGCTCATGAGCGTCGGGGACGGGGTCATCGTCACCGATGCGCGGGCCGGGGTGGAGCTGATGAATCCCGTCGCGGAGGCGCTGACCGGCTGGTCGCGGGAGGAAGCGCTCGGCAGGCCGCTCGACGAGGTTTTCCGCATTGTGAACGAGCATTCGGGGGAGTCCGTCGAAAATCCGGTGCACCGGGTTCTCCGCGAGGGAACGGTGGTCGGGTTGGCCAACCATACCGTGCTCATCGCCCGCGACGGGACGGAGCGGCCCATCGCGGATTCCGGCGCGCCGATCCGCAACGACCGGAACGAGCTCACGGGCGTGGTGCTGGTCTTCCGGGACCAGACGCAGGAGCGCCTCCTCGGGCGACTCACCGAAACACGGCTCGCGCTCATGGAAAGTGCCGCGCGCGGTACGCTGGACGACCTGCTGACCCTGGCCCTGGACGAGGTCGGCGCCCTGGTGGACAGCCCCATCGGTTTCTACCACTTCGTGGGGGACGACGGGAAAACGCTGCATCTGCAGCAATGGTCCACCCGGACCCTCAAGGAGTTCTGCCGGGCGCCGGGGAAAGGGGTGCACTACGACATCGACCGGGCCGGTGTCTGGGCGGATTGCGTGCGGGAGAAGCGCCCCGTGGTGCACAACGATTACGCG includes these proteins:
- a CDS encoding GAF domain-containing protein, whose product is MRNSFPRWLQALLASGMIALIAGSAWFHRTQVEHLKQEAVKELQAIAELKAAQIAGWRDGHLANATVLMNSGFFKEGVARWMADPRGRDPVHILRRFRVMKEQYGYRDALLIDPEGRMLLSLEEKRSRVHAEVVKTLEAARRDRKAAIADLHAGSDGRPHLDIVAPLFASGGGNPKLLGAIVLSIEPERFLYPLIQSWPVPRKSAETLLVRRDGEDVLFLNELRHRSGTALSLRIPMAEKNVPAVMAAAGREGMVDGVDYRGIRVLAVLKAVPDPPWLMVAKVDESEAFEKARRFSGLAAFLFLGLVSALAAAVGVVWQRNAKEHYRSLFLAEEAHRMSEERHRITLMSVGDGVIVTDARAGVELMNPVAEALTGWSREEALGRPLDEVFRIVNEHSGESVENPVHRVLREGTVVGLANHTVLIARDGTERPIADSGAPIRNDRNELTGVVLVFRDQTQERLLGRLTETRLALMESAARGTLDDLLTLALDEVGALVDSPIGFYHFVGDDGKTLHLQQWSTRTLKEFCRAPGKGVHYDIDRAGVWADCVREKRPVVHNDYASLETRRGLPEGHAEVVRELTVPVIREGKAVAVLGVGNKPMPYTGKDVEVVSFIADVTWQIIEKKRTEEGKAAVEAHLRQAAKMEAVGRLAGGVAHDFNNLL
- a CDS encoding PAS domain S-box protein gives rise to the protein MDGMIERPTYRALEEMLRSLQKECSDLNRMILLLLDGENKFRTFFENSLDALIISDETGRVLEANAAACAMFGYPEEELMRLGRDSLVDPDDPRRLPALRERERDGRFAGELNFKRGNGSTFPAEITSVLFRNKSGERRASIIIRDITRRRRMEDALKESEELYRTVFDHGEDGIVIVEPDTAAPIWFNKRACEQLGYTPEEFARLKIADIDLFEGPDEVEARIRKVIEKGYDEFETIHLARSGERRNILVKARYIPAGKRPLCHCIWRDITETKRREALEKRLQASQRMETVGTLAGAIAHDFNNALTGIIGFAALLREGLSGNEQALSDLDEVMLCSERAAMLTRQLLTYARRQVVEPVRLDLNRLVSDLVKFVSKLIGDRIEVRTALACGLPALHADVGEIEQVVMNLCLNARDAMPGGGSLTIGTEAVELDAEAGRELPEAEPGRYAVLTVSDTGTGMEKAVEERAFDPFFTTKGPGEGMGLGLSMVYGIVRRHGGAVRLSTEPGKGTTFRIYFPAAEGMDALVPAGPSEAIRGGTETILLAEDDEAARKIAERTLTGLGYTVLSAGDGEAAVDLFRGSSSRIDIALLDLVMPRKGGMDAFREMREIRGDLKAVFVSGYAAEDIRESFALNAGIPFLSKPFGPGVLARKVREVLDRD